The sequence CGGACTCGACTCAACTATCTCTTTCAGTACTTCAGTGACGTGAGTGAAGAAGTCTGGAACGCCTTCATAGCCTgagaaaaattgaaacgaaCCAGACATCCATACACAACAGATTAGTTAGCTGTTATAAGATACCAGCCCACACGATTAAATTACGTCAGCAATGGCCTTAAACGAGGACACACAACTGATAGGCTGACCAGCGCAAACCGCCCTAATCAGATTAGATTATCTGAATGCGTACCTGGAAATGCATTGATGTCAATAATGGCATAATGCCCAGTATTCTTTTCCACAACAATGTCAACGCCAAAAAGATTCATTTCTAGGGCGACACGCAGCATAGACATGACCCTGTCGAGTAGGTCTCCATTGATAGTTGGATGGGCATTGCATTTTTCATCGTCATCTAAAACGCTCAATAGGGAGACGGAATCAGGTTTCGATACATCGTGGCTATCGAAAAATATGGTTGGTATTTCTgccatggaaaaaaaaatcaagatttaGCCACGTTAAATTTAGATGATTAATTCAGTTGAAACAAACTATTTATACCGGCAGCGCTAAAATTCTTTAGCGATGGTCTTTCGACCACAAAGTATTTCTTGCCAATAACAAATATCTTAAAAAGCACGGCATCGTGGGGAATAAAAGTCTGAGCAACACATGGTGGTTCACAGTCCTTGACTGCTCCTTCATGAAATATTATTGACATCTGGAGATGTGCACAAATTAGTTAAATTTTTGTCTAAAGTCAAAAGCTAACAAAATATCTTACCTGGTGAGCCATTTTGGAGCCATGGGCAACAGCAGGTTTGCATACTATAAGACAAATGCAGGATCAATGATTTTTTGTGTCTTAAAGTTGTGAATAATAAATCACCTACCAAATGGATATCTTACTCCAGCTTCTCTGAGTTTTCTTATGTTTTCATCAACATCAGAACTAACTAAATCAACAAACGGTGGGACAAACACTTCACCTGTAATGTTAGAAAAGATTAAAGTTTTCCATAAAAACTGACTAAACTATATAAAGCATACCAGCCTTATGCAGATCACTGTTATTAATTTTGCTGTATGTTTGATATCTGTCAAGGAGCTGACGAAGATTGTCAAATGGATCAATGATTTTAATTTTAGGATTGGCACAAATAAAGCGTTCAAAAGATTGAACAATGGTAAGACTCTGTAAAAACAATTTGGATTAAAGTTGATGAAAAAGTTCTATCAAGGTCTAAGATGTTACCTCTTGATCACCAAGGTCAGCTTGTGCTATAACATCAGTCATCTTGTGAATGATGACAGAAAATGGACCCTGGTCTTCAATTGGAAGGTTAAAGTTAATCTGAAATCATTTACATAACTCAAATTTAACCTGAAAATCAGTTATCATGTTTAATGTATCAACATACCTTGACCAAGTCAAGTCCAGCTTCATCACAAATTCCATGAAACTCTTctaaattaaatttcttactttttttttcactgaaCCAATAGCCAACTCTATGCCGTGGTGAGGTAATGTCAGTACCCATGATGTGACAGCTATAAggttttcaaagaaaacaccattaagcactCTCAGCAGCAATGGGGAATGTAACTCGATTGAGAGCTAGAAACACTTCCAACATAGAAGGGTTTACACATGTGTCTCTCACAGATTATTGTGCTAACTGCAAACCACAAATGATAAGACAGCCCCTCAAAATGTTGATACCTAATCTAACCATAACCTAATTTGCAGTGAAAAGCACCATATAAAAAACTCTATTTGCTGAAGGTGTTTTGGGCAACACCATGATATTAAAACTATAAAATTTCATATATATGCTACCTGCTTCAGATTTCGTCACGTGTATACCGAAGGGAAACCTTTCACAAACGAAAGTATAAGGCCAATCAGGAAGACCAGCAAACGTTTGGCGTTTTCCATAGGCTCGTCCGCACTTCTAGCCTTTCGTTGATAATGATAAATTTCGAAACAAACTCCAGTCTTTAAAACTATCGCTGGCGATCGCGATTGTATACACAACACACGCACACCCGGTTATTCAGAATAGGCCCCAGCTTTAAGACGGGAAAAGATAAGGGTATGTCAGTCGGTCCCTGTGTATAACAAATGGATAAAATCATTCCGTTATTCCGCGCAACGAcgctttcatttttaaagatttactaaactttttctttaatgaaTAAACCACAATTTTGCTGGTACTGCAATAAtttaacaaatattttatatttttgtatagtaataaaaattagatttttaaCCATCTAGTGGTTTTAACTAATTCTTGGATAAGAACTTTCGCTTCAGAAATCCCACGCTATAGCCttgaaacttaaaaaaaaaaattctgcgtCGTTGATTTTAACCGAGGGAACTATAGCTAgcagcgataaaaaaaaaagtaaaataaaaaccatAGATTGACGAAATCCCGACGTCCCTTTTGCGACGCAAGCTGCcatatgaaagaaaatacTAACGATGCGGTGCTGTGGTAACTTTCAAGTCAGGTTTCATAGACAATGCTCTTTATCCTACGATTACGGCTATTAACATAGCCTATAATGGCATATTTCTCGTTAAGAGTTTTTCAGCACTGATGGTTCTGTTGTGCTGTAGAATCCCATTTTCGGAATGTGTGTCAAACGTGGAAATGTACGCCACAACGCATTAAACACATggataaacaacaaaaacgtaACATGGTTATGTCAGGctctcgcatttttttttacttgaaagtTACGACACTAGTTATTGCGAAGAACACGTTTACACGCGAAATCCACCTAAAACCGGAATCCAATTTTGAATGGAAGAAATtctcaggaaaaaaaagcaatcttATAAAACTATGTTCACATGCTACTAACTTAAAGATCGCTCTCAAATTTTACGcgtttgtttttcgtgttgGCTTCAGAGGCAGACGTAATCCGCTTGAAGGGCAAATTGTTTGAGTTCCCTACACCAGAACTTTCAGTCGAGTCGTCCGATTGGTCCAGAATTTTGGCAATGGAAGGTGTAATGCTGAATTCCGAACCGCTAAAGCTGATATCGTCAAGGTGAACTGGATAGGCTCCATCGGTTTCTCCGAGAACGACTGGGGCTTCGAGCTGGACAATATCCATCACCTTATTATCATTGCTGAAGAAATAGTTGGAACCGGGAGTGGGCGCCGGCCCTAAGTAGCGTGGACTTGGCATATCGATGAACACACTGGGGGGAGGAGCGATACTCTCTTGGCTGATTTCGCTGTCGTTGGGACTCGCAGGTTGATCGGATTTGGATTGTCCTCGGAAGGAGGTCGAAGTAAGACGCATTACCTCCACCGAGTTGAAATGCAGCACAAAGAGATAAGGCCCTCGATAGGCAAATGCCAACGGCAATCGAGTCCATTTGACATCCTCTTTGCGACTTCGTCTTCCATATCTGGACAAATAAAATAGTTAAACTTAGAAATGGTATTTGTAACGGAAAGCTATTCAAACATACCCATCGACGAAGATTCCAAACTCGTGGTAACACAAGAGAAATTCGGTTTCGCCTCTTCGCGGTGTCACATCCAATATCGCTACAGGGAAGCTGTGGACTTGTTTTAGACCAAAGACCACATACGCCAATGAAGCATCTGAGGCATCCAGGAATTCTTCGGCCGAATAGTTGCTCAAATCGACTTCGTAGAAACGATCGCAACCGACCAGCACTGAATGCTCGGTAAAATAGATGCAGCTACACGTTTCCGATACGATGAGTTCTTTTCGCAAAACAA comes from Daphnia carinata strain CSIRO-1 chromosome 2, CSIRO_AGI_Dcar_HiC_V3, whole genome shotgun sequence and encodes:
- the LOC130689373 gene encoding inositol-tetrakisphosphate 1-kinase-like, which codes for MGTDITSPRHRVGYWFSEKKSKKFNLEEFHGICDEAGLDLVKINFNLPIEDQGPFSVIIHKMTDVIAQADLGDQESLTIVQSFERFICANPKIKIIDPFDNLRQLLDRYQTYSKINNSDLHKAGEVFVPPFVDLVSSDVDENIRKLREAGVRYPFVCKPAVAHGSKMAHQMSIIFHEGAVKDCEPPCVAQTFIPHDAVLFKIFVIGKKYFVVERPSLKNFSAAEIPTIFFDSHDVSKPDSVSLLSVLDDDEKCNAHPTINGDLLDRVMSMLRVALEMNLFGVDIVVEKNTGHYAIIDINAFPGYEGVPDFFTHVTEVLKEIVESSPVSSSSSVTTTTSSRVGEEDSGIDTGDSSDEKRHQQNNQGSRVKRSSALFNATTNIQI